The following nucleotide sequence is from Salvia miltiorrhiza cultivar Shanhuang (shh) chromosome 7, IMPLAD_Smil_shh, whole genome shotgun sequence.
tattattgttgttgttgttgttgttgttgttgttgttgttgttgttgtactTTTATGTCTCATTCTAAATTCCTCCTATGTCGATTGGATATGTTGAGCATATGTGACGAAtcttgtattattattattattattattattattattattattattattattattattattattattattattattattattattattattgttgttgttgttgttgttgttgttgttgttgttgtgaattaatcaaatcaaattcgtgTTATTATTAGGTCGTAATCGGATCGTGTTGTTATTTTATCGTGTCAACTCAATTCAAATAGTGTTGTTATCAGGTTGTTATCAGATCGTGTCGCTATCGTGTCGTGTCAACCCGGTTCAAATCGTGTTGATATCgggttcgtgtcgggttcgggtttAGATGTATCAAGTCGGGTTCGGGTTTAGGTGTatcaggtcgggttcgggttgggttcgAGCATTcccttatcaggtcgggttcgggtttggccttatcaggtcggatcgatatcaggtcgacccgaccCGCACGATTTGCCAGCCCTATTGATAAGTATACCCCACACAATTACTCATAATAAAAGTGGAACctttattccactcacacacgttcgaattaattttttaatattcatgtAATTATCAAATCGATCTATACCCATTTCAGGGACGAGAAAGTATAAGTAAAatatcccccccccccccccccatgaGATTCGAGGTTAATGCCACGAGTCCAGTGTAGTTACTTTATAAGTTAAGTGCAATTAATTAGCAGCtcaaaataacttttttttttaattgagctATAAAGTTTTTATTTGCTTATAATCCTTACtagctacatatatatacaagagccatcaataatttacattttaccATGGTTAGAATCTATAGTGATATATAGCAATCAACACTAAACAATAATAGTTGGATGTGACACCACGTAGGCATCATGTTTGCCACTGCGCATATGGTAAGCAATAGTAGGTCAATATAGTCACAAGTGTTTTGTCCATGTAAATGAAATGTGAAGGAAGACAAAAAGCAAGACAACTACAACTACCTTAATTTTGAAGGATTTATAGTGGTTGAACCAAAATCaaacacttagccaaatattTGTTTGCTCATGGTGGCCACTCTCACAAATGTCACACCCTTCACAAATAAATGCCTGCTTCTAGTAATACCAAATCTCTGCATACAAACAAACTTTCCAATCTCACAAACCCAACTGCAGCTACCCCATCCAAACCACCCCCCAAACCAATATATTATTCTTGTTTGGTTACTTGCAAGAATGCATATATAGTTTCTTGGGTTTCTTTTCTATCAAGGTGTGTCTCACAAGATTCAcgaaaattcatacaaaaaaaaGGAGAGCTTATGCAGCTTCATTTCTCTGCTTTCCACAGGTTTGAGAGCTTGTGCTTTAGTTCATGTATGAAAAGAAACATCATATCTAGTAGGGTTTGTGTTATTTTTCATGTTGTGTTTTTTGCAGTTGCTGAGGTTGATGAAGTGTGAAGAAGTGAGTGAATTCAAGTGTATGCATCCATTGTATTATATTCTTGACTCCCAAAATGGCTGGGCCTCTTCTCATGAGATGATTGCAATGATAGGTGAGAATCCTACATTAatgtgattaattaattattgctagCCAATGCTGATGATTCAAGATTCTTTCTAGCATCACTTGATTCTTATTGATTGATTCCCATATGTATATTTCAGAAGATCATCGCACCAGCTTTGATGAAGAATGTCGAAAAATTCAAGTAAGCATATAGGTAGTTAGATATAGGATTATTCTTAATTAAATCATAGTCTGACATGGTGATTTTTTAGTCCGAACTTGAAAGTGTTACAATTATAGCTTGTACTTGTCTATTTTGTCCACTTAATAGCCAGAGTCAAAATTTTCGACATAGTCTAAATTTCCGGTATGTGTCTTCAAGAAATAGACATAAAAACCAACTATATATGCCTACAAACAGTCTGAAATGCTGAAAAACGAACGAAAATTTGACTCGGGCTATTAAGTGAACAATGGGTAGATAATTAAGTGCATGTAATATTTGAAGTTTTTTAAAGTTACAACTTGGAATAACTTGCATCATGTATGTGGTGATGGTTTTGAAAGCCTTATTGAGctctttataccaaaatcttaTGGTTGCATTTTGTATGGTTTTTGCAATCAGTATGAAGCAGAGTTTGCAACAAGTAGTAGAGCTAATGCTAGTGATAGAAGCTTGAAGGGTCTAACTCGAGAAGATGCACACATTCTGCAGCAGAGAAACAAAGACAGGACCGATCCTCAACTCGTTGTTCATCCGATGGCAGCAACGAAGGCTAGCCCGAGAGCGTGTATGTGTCAGTCGAATGACACAACGAGCTCGACCCACAGACGCCCTCCACCTCCATCAGAAACGCCTTCAAACAAGGCAGCGGTCGGGTCAAGATTCGAGTCCAAACCTTTCTCTGATGCATTGCAAGTTCTGAGTTCGGACAAGGACTTCTTGTTCTTGTCTGAACCTCAGAACTGCATCAAGAATCTGGAAAGTGACAAACAAACATGTCCCAAATCCAATACAGCACTAACTCTCAAGGCTGAGCTCCAAAAGAGGCAAGATTCGGGGAGATTCGCCTGTCACTGCTCGTCGGGGCAGCCTGGTGGTGGATCGAGGGTGAAGACATTGAGAGAGATAAAGAGGAAACTGAAGCATACATTTGGAAGCAGCAGAAGAAAAGATGCAGACCAGTTGCCTAGGTTTAGGTTTCATGGTTGTATTTATAGTGGAGTGGAAACTAGGGAGCCTTTGAGTTCCACTACTAATGCAAAGGCAAAGGAGAAGCCAGGCAAGAAACAAGGCCTCATCAAGGTGGAGAAGGAGCCTCTCGTGGCCGGAGAGGCTGAAACAGCGCGCAAGAAAATAGACGTCTCAAGCGACCTAGTTGATGTTGCTGCAACGAGTCCATGGAGGGTTATGTCTTCACTAGAAAAGGACTCGTGTTTTAGCCCAAGAAGGGAAAGCCAATACTTCTCTGGCTCTGCACAAGTGAGTTTGATCAGTCCTTTTAGACAGAGTGTTTATCTGAGCCCAGCGAGAGCAAGCAGAGACGTTGCACCATTTGATGGCCTCACAACGGGTAGTGTGGCAACAACAGAGACGAGCTCCTCTCTCGTTCCAACCACCGATGAAGAAGCAGATGAAGCAAGGATCACTCCAACTCGAAACATCAAGTTTCATGGTAGGTCATATCCTATATCCTCTTGGTGCATATTCTGATCAGCCTACGGGCGTTTCTTGAATCAGTTTTCTCGTGTTTCCACAGACGACGTTCATCGTTCAGAAGATGCAATGATCAGCAGTGCAGAAAGAGCTGCCGAAATCAAGCTAATGCATTCCATAATGGTAAAGTGCAGCTTCATCTCCTTACTAGTGCATAGTCCATCATCAATCAATTTGCACCATTGTTCTCAAACAAAAATTCATCATTGCAGGATTCAATTTCAGAGAATGAGGCCTCATTTTCAAATGCAGCAGATGATTTCCCATCTAGCCCTACATTAGACATGTGTGACAGCAATGACAATCAAGAAGAATACCAAAGCCCTGTTTCAGTCCTTGACCAGTTCTTTGCAGAACACTCGAACCATACACTAAAACCGCGTCGCCTCCACTTTGAAGAGCCCAACACAGCATCATCCTCACAAGACACGCCGCCAAAATCTGATCCGTGCAGGCACGATCAAGACTACACGATCTCCAACTACGTGCGTTTGATACTAGAAGCTTCTTGCCTAAACTGGGATCAGCTCTCAGCAATGAGGCTTCTGTCTGAGCATCTGCTTCATCCATCCTTGTTCGATCAAGCCCTGTTTCTGCATCTCGACACAAGGCTTCTCTTCGACCACATGAACGAGGTCCTGCTCGAAATGCAGCGATCCCATTTCCTATCCCCATATTGGCCAGCATATGCAAAGCCAAGAATCTGCTTTTCCCCACTGGAAGAAGCTGTAGTTGATGAGATCATGAGAGATGCTGAGTTCTACCTGCTTCCTCGGACACAGAGGAGGACCTTGGATCAGCTTGTTGCAAAAGATTTATCGGGCCCTCGATCACGGCCCGATGTTCGGCCCGAAACAGACCACATCATCCTTCATATCTCAGACTACATTCTGGAGGAATCAGTTCTTGATGTAATACTTGAGCTTCATTCTTGAATTaagcacttttttttttttctgttcttgATGATCCAATTAGAAgtaaatttgttatttttatttcaaaatatgaCCATTACCCTTTTTCACTCACTCAATCAGAATGACTAAACAATCATTTAAAATATGGATCACTCATACTATTTCTCAACTTATTCTTGTCATAAGTCATTTTGCAAAACATTCTCATTACACTTGCAGTAGCAATCAAAAGAATCAACTTGAATTCTTCCCTAAAAAACTAGTATATACATGAGTTAAACAATAGATATAGTCGAAGGTAACAATGTCGTAATTTGTGCTCCTCCTCAGGCAGTGAAGCTTCCCGCTCACAAAGTCAGGAAAGTTGTATTTGAAATCGAAGTCAATGAACTCAATTACTGGTTTGGTTTCCATGAATTCGTTTTGGAGCTATAAAGTTCAACCATCCGATCCCAACCATGATACACCTTGTGTGCAGCACTCGATTCGTCCCAATCGAACCCACAACTGCCAATGGAGCAGAGCCAACCCTCTATTTTCAACTCCAGTTCCGGTAAATACCTGGTGGCAGGATTCCACAATATAAAATACCCTCTCTCGAGATTACCGAAATTACTCCAGCAATAGACCAGCCCATTACAGCAACCCACAATATGAACGAACTCGAACTCCTCGTacgagagaagaagaagaagcctGTGATGGGCAAAAGATGCGTTTTTTTATGAGGTTTGGAGTTGGAGGTGGTTTTTGATGAATCGGTCTCTCTCAATCAAACAACGCCATGATTTCGAAACGCATCGGAATCTCAACAGAGATTTCACCACAAGTCTAACCAATATTTATTCTATGACTGCTGGAGGAAGAAAAAGGAgagataattaatatttattctagggttaatttgttataaatacaccaactttctaCGATTTTGAAATTAGACACGAGCTTTAAAATCTTCCTGACAATACACAACCTTTGCACCCATTTTTAATTTGGGCCCGCCTAAATTTTCCGACTAAATTTCTTCTTACGTGGCAATCGGAAAATCCAACGTGGCACCAACCTCAGGTGAATGAAACTACACCGTTTAAGACACActcaaacgacgtcgttttagtTATTTTTCAAATTCTAATTTAAATGGTTGAGCCCTAATTCCTCATTTGCGACTGGAAAAATTTTGAGAATGGAATCATCTCCTCCACCTCCACTTTGCGTCCACAAGATCGAAGCTGCCAGCAAGATCTCCTGGTCGGACGCAAATCCAGCCATGAGATACTACGGATGTTCCCTAGGCCCGGTAGTTTAATACCTGAATTTTCTTCCTTTTCATTTTTGTGTCTCTACAATATTTGACCTAGGGTTCTTTACATAGGATGGAAGATGTGATTTCTTCCAATGGATCGATGCAAGGCCAACCATACTTCAACGAAACTACATTGCTAAACTGAAAAGGGAGAGGGATGAGGCCCACGAGCAACTCCGCATCCAAACTTGCTTGGCTAGGCAGGcaaaggaggaggaggaggaggcttGGGGCAAAGCTGGAGATATGACTGTTCTGAATCACGAATTGGAGGAGGAATTGGCTGCCTTGAAATCAAGGCGTTGGTGGCTGGAGAAGATGGTGACATTGGCTATGCTCCTGTTGATTTTGCTTATCGTGATAGTTGGTTAGGGTTATTGGTTTCTGGAATGTAAAAAAACCTTAACTTGTAGTTGGAATGAATGGTAGTAGTTGTAGTAAGCTTGTAGTTGGAAGCAATGGCTTGTAGTTGTACTATATGCAACAATTTTCAATGGCTAAATGATAATTCAAATGGTGGTTCTACTTATGAATTTGCAGATTTTGAATCAAATTAGATGATTCAAATGGTGTTTGCTGATTAAAGTGAATAAGGTTGATAAAATGGAAGTAATGACACAGTTGGATACATAACACAAATTGATTGGAAATTAGATTCAATCACATTGTACCAGAATTCTTACAACAAATGAAAAAGTTGTCTCAAATATCATAATAATACATGGATTACTAAACCATAATTTTTATCATTGTTGATGCCTAGACCATCTATTACACTTGCTTGAGTTCTCTTTACTCCATTACACTCCATCATTCCCGCTTTCTTGAGTGTTTGGGAGCTCAGATACCTTCCTTGGATTGATGAATTTTGAACCTTTTTGATTGCTAGAACCCTGTGAATAGCAGCCCAATTAGATCTTGTTTTATAGTAAGTTGAAGAGTAAGTCTTAATCCTTTAATCATTACCCTGAAATAGATGTTCCATGACTCTGTAACCATCGTGCCAATTCCTTTCCTAGCAAGTGCTCTCTCCTTTGCAATTGTTTTCTTAACTTGGAGTGGGAGTGATGTGGGAGCTCGAGGATTAGGAGGATTTGGGGCAGAGGATGCATTTGTAAGAGAGCTAGTCTCTGTTCCAGTTACTTGGCTTGATTGAGCCTCTGAATGAGCTTTTGCTGGTCTGCCTCTTCTTCTCTGTATTAAATATAGATTACAATATTAGGTAGTGTTATACTTATCAAGATACAAGATAGTGTACATTACCTTTTCCTTGGCTGGTGGATCACACTTCTCATTCTTGCATCCTCTTGTATTGTGCCCCTTCTGCCAACAGTTCTTACATGTCATTACAAGCCCAAATCTTCTCAATTTGTTTGGGTTGGTGGGCTGTTTCTCGTTATGTTCTCTAACCCTCTTTTTTTTTGGCCTTCCTGCCCTCTTTGAAAATGCAGGTGGCTGAACAGGCCAACCCTCTGCATGAGGCCACATCTTCTCACCTCTTAAAGGTTTGATTCCATTCTCATAAGCTCTCTTATACCTCTCAATGCTGTAGTAATCATGCACATATTCCTCCACCCCCTCTTTCATGTACATGATTGCAGCAGTAGCATGAAGACATGGGATCCCACTTAACTCCCATGATCTACAACTACACACCTTTTCCTCAAGACTAACAATGAACTTATCATCATAAAGATGCACCTCGTATAAACCACCAACAGCTGGATGAACATCACAGTACCTACTTTTGAACTTCAACTCCTCAACAGTCTTCCTAATTCTAAAACACATAGTATCTTTCATAGAGCCAGCCTCACTAAGCTTCTTATACTGCCTCTCCATCACATAACATCTTATTTCCTCACACATAGTAATAATATGCTTTCCTCTAGACTTAACTATGTACCCATTAAAAGTTTCACTTATGTTATTATCAACCATATCACATTTACAATGGGTACTAATGAAAGCCTTACAGAATTTGGCCGGTTCTCTCTCCATGAAGTCAAGATAGGCTTGCTCATTCTCCTTCCTCATTTCATCAACTGCCATCTGCCACTCCTCCAAATATGTACTTCTTACACAACTCCAAAACATGTTCTTCAAATGAATGCCTTTATTCTTCTTGTTCCAGTTTGCATAGGCATGTCTAGCACAATTCCTATGCTCGACCATAGGTGCTAAATCTGCCAATGATTTTGTCAGTCCCTACATGTAAAATATGTTAGATACAAATCTCAAATATGGTAGTGAAATGATATCTGGCACAAAAAAATTTAAGCAAATCTCACCTTTTGTTGGTCAGAAATGAAGGTGTAACCTCCACCTTGTTCTGTCCCCAACTGCTCCATCAGTCTTTCAATGAACCACTTCCAGTTTTCTTCATTCTCCACCTCCACAACAGCCCAAGCCAATGGATACATCTGATTATTACCATCTTTACTCACAGCACAAAGCAAAATCCCACCTAGATGTGTTTTCAGAAAACATCCATCTAGTCCTATTATTGGTCTACACCCAGCTTTGAACCCTTTCACCAATGAGCTGAAACCAATGTACAGCCCTCTAAAGATAGCTCCTTCGCTGCATAATAGCTCAAATTTCCCCTCTGGATCACTGGTCATCATTTCAGCCAAGTAACTCCTCAATTTGGCATAATGAGCAGTCACTGAACCCCTCAatgtttccaaagcaagtgatTTTGCTTTGTACAATCTGTTTGCCTTCGGTTCTGTGCCATATCTCTCACAAATATCAGCCCTCAAATCATCAATTGTAAAATTCTGCCTCATCCTAAAGACATTCAAATACTGTCTTGCTATCCAATTTGAACTCACTAGTAAGTtatctcttcttcttctacaTGTATGAGGCTTTGATGTAAGATATTTGATCACGAAAGTTCCCTCTTTCTCAACCACACTGCCATAGCATCTCCAATTGCAAGGATCCTCACATCTTGCCTCACATTTTCTACTACCCACCCTACTAAAATGCAGATTCCATCCCTCACAAATTGCTTTGGTTGTCAAAGCATCCCTGCACTGTTTCCCACTTGCAAATCTCATTCCTAGTTCAATCTCCAATCTTTTATGATCACATCTTGGATCATAAGTAACCTTCCTCACCCTGTTTTTTTCACCATCAGACTCTTCATCACTTTCATAGGGGCAATTTCCATCTGTACTATCCTCATACTCAGATATAGCCAAAGCTTGGTCATCCACTGCCTCATCATCAATTGTTGCGGCAATGCATCTTCCAATATCATTAAAGGTGTCTCTGTCAATTCTAATATCCCTACGGCTTGACATGTATTCCTCATCCTCATCAGCTAACTCTCTATCACTTAAGCTATCTTCAGTTTCCTCCCCATCTCTAGGAACATAATCATCATCACTTTCTTCCTCACTGACCTGATCATTCAGTTGGACTCTCTCACTTTCAGTGACTCTATCAACTTGCCTCTCACTAACCTTCTCACTCTCCTTTTCATTAACCTTCTCAGTAATTTTTTCAGTCATCAGTTCATCAATGCTTTCACTAACCTTCTTAGTAACCTTCTTAGTGTGTTTATCACTAAATTTATCCCTAACTTTTTCATTGACAGTCTCTCT
It contains:
- the LOC130994773 gene encoding uncharacterized protein LOC130994773 isoform X2: MKCEEVSEFKCMHPLYYILDSQNGWASSHEMIAMIDHRTSFDEECRKIQYEAEFATSSRANASDRSLKGLTREDAHILQQRNKDRTDPQLVVHPMAATKASPRACMCQSNDTTSSTHRRPPPPSETPSNKAAVGSRFESKPFSDALQVLSSDKDFLFLSEPQNCIKNLESDKQTCPKSNTALTLKAELQKRQDSGRFACHCSSGQPGGGSRVKTLREIKRKLKHTFGSSRRKDADQLPRFRFHGCIYSGVETREPLSSTTNAKAKEKPGKKQGLIKVEKEPLVAGEAETARKKIDVSSDLVDVAATSPWRVMSSLEKDSCFSPRRESQYFSGSAQVSLISPFRQSVYLSPARASRDVAPFDGLTTGSVATTETSSSLVPTTDEEADEARITPTRNIKFHDDVHRSEDAMISSAERAAEIKLMHSIMDSISENEASFSNAADDFPSSPTLDMCDSNDNQEEYQSPVSVLDQFFAEHSNHTLKPRRLHFEEPNTASSSQDTPPKSDPCRHDQDYTISNYVRLILEASCLNWDQLSAMRLLSEHLLHPSLFDQALFLHLDTRLLFDHMNEVLLEMQRSHFLSPYWPAYAKPRICFSPLEEAVVDEIMRDAEFYLLPRTQRRTLDQLVAKDLSGPRSRPDVRPETDHIILHISDYILEESVLDVILELHS
- the LOC130994773 gene encoding uncharacterized protein LOC130994773 isoform X1; this encodes MKCEEVSEFKCMHPLYYILDSQNGWASSHEMIAMIEDHRTSFDEECRKIQYEAEFATSSRANASDRSLKGLTREDAHILQQRNKDRTDPQLVVHPMAATKASPRACMCQSNDTTSSTHRRPPPPSETPSNKAAVGSRFESKPFSDALQVLSSDKDFLFLSEPQNCIKNLESDKQTCPKSNTALTLKAELQKRQDSGRFACHCSSGQPGGGSRVKTLREIKRKLKHTFGSSRRKDADQLPRFRFHGCIYSGVETREPLSSTTNAKAKEKPGKKQGLIKVEKEPLVAGEAETARKKIDVSSDLVDVAATSPWRVMSSLEKDSCFSPRRESQYFSGSAQVSLISPFRQSVYLSPARASRDVAPFDGLTTGSVATTETSSSLVPTTDEEADEARITPTRNIKFHDDVHRSEDAMISSAERAAEIKLMHSIMDSISENEASFSNAADDFPSSPTLDMCDSNDNQEEYQSPVSVLDQFFAEHSNHTLKPRRLHFEEPNTASSSQDTPPKSDPCRHDQDYTISNYVRLILEASCLNWDQLSAMRLLSEHLLHPSLFDQALFLHLDTRLLFDHMNEVLLEMQRSHFLSPYWPAYAKPRICFSPLEEAVVDEIMRDAEFYLLPRTQRRTLDQLVAKDLSGPRSRPDVRPETDHIILHISDYILEESVLDVILELHS
- the LOC130994774 gene encoding uncharacterized protein LOC130994774, with the translated sequence MFIQHGGRFHETNTGGEQYYGGKTECRSGLDTDFFGYFDLIDEVKKLGYESWENIWCKELDSNAFSLLEDDNDVLSMLSQLTPNRRHIRVYVEGDKKPALSIGEGNMVVGEETAHKLGATHEASPEVQRPTKKSKGKEKLTDNVKGKGKEKVVETVRETVNEKVRDKFSDKHTKKVTKKVSESIDELMTEKITEKVNEKESEKVSERQVDRVTESERVQLNDQVSEEESDDDYVPRDGEETEDSLSDRELADEDEEYMSSRRDIRIDRDTFNDIGRCIAATIDDEAVDDQALAISEYEDSTDGNCPYESDEESDGEKNRVRKVTYDPRCDHKRLEIELGMRFASGKQCRDALTTKAICEGWNLHFSRVGSRKCEARCEDPCNWRCYGSVVEKEGTFVIKYLTSKPHTCRRRRDNLLVSSNWIARQYLNVFRMRQNFTIDDLRADICERYGTEPKANRLYKAKSLALETLRGSVTAHYAKLRSYLAEMMTSDPEGKFELLCSEGAIFRGLYIGFSSLVKGFKAGCRPIIGLDGCFLKTHLGGILLCAVSKDGNNQMYPLAWAVVEVENEENWKWFIERLMEQLGTEQGGGYTFISDQQKGLTKSLADLAPMVEHRNCARHAYANWNKKNKGIHLKNMFWSCVRSTYLEEWQMAVDEMRKENEQAYLDFMEREPAKFCKAFISTHCKCDMVDNNISETFNGYIVKSRGKHIITMCEEIRCYVMERQYKKLSEAGSMKDTMCFRIRKTVEELKFKSRYCDVHPAVGGLYEVHLYDDKFIVSLEEKVCSCRSWELSGIPCLHATAAIMYMKEGVEEYVHDYYSIERYKRAYENGIKPLRGEKMWPHAEGWPVQPPAFSKRAGRPKKKRVREHNEKQPTNPNKLRRFGLVMTCKNCWQKGHNTRGCKNEKCDPPAKEKRRRGRPAKAHSEAQSSQVTGTETSSLTNASSAPNPPNPRAPTSLPLQVKKTIAKERALARKGIGTMVTESWNIYFRGSSNQKGSKFINPRKVSELPNTQESGNDGV